The sequence below is a genomic window from Persephonella sp..
AGTCTGTAAAACCCCCATCTTTATCTTCAAACTGGTATCTTATGTCTGTAACTTCAGCTAAAGGTGGTCCTTTTTCTATCGCTTTAAAAAATTCCCTTAATGTTTTTTCATCTGCCTCAGCAACCACTTCAACCGTTCCATCAGGAAGGTTTCTTACATATCCCTTTACGCCCATTTTTTTAGCTACATCTCTCACAAAATACCTGAAGCCCACACCCTGAACTGTGCCGGCGAAAACTGCATACAACCTCATTACAAGACCTCTAACTTTTCTGGACTAAATATTATATATGTTTTTCGGAATTTATATAATGTTTCTCAATATATCTGGCAAATTCTTCAGGTTTATTTATGTCAAATCTCAGGGGATACTCATAATAATCCGTAATAACCCCAACAAGACCGTCTTTTTCTGATAAAACAAGATCCCTGTTTTCCTCTTTTCTTATCACCTCAAATTTGTCAGAACCTTTGTAGCTTTTAAAACCTTCAATTATTATAAGATTAAGCCCTGAAGTCATGTAATTTTTAATAATGTCTGAAGGATCATAATCTTCCTCTCTTATGTAAGAGGTGATCTTTTTAGGGGAAGCCAGAATTACCTGCTTGGCTCCGGCACTGAACATTCTATAACTGTCTTTTCCGGGAGTATCCGTTTTTGCTTTACCTTTTGGATCATGTTTTATCGCCCCGATTTTATACCCTTTTTCAGACAGAATTCTGATC
It includes:
- the mobB gene encoding molybdopterin-guanine dinucleotide biosynthesis protein B, which gives rise to MDKKVPVISIVGVHNSGKTTFIENLIRILSEKGYKIGAIKHDPKGKAKTDTPGKDSYRMFSAGAKQVILASPKKITSYIREEDYDPSDIIKNYMTSGLNLIIIEGFKSYKGSDKFEVIRKEENRDLVLSEKDGLVGVITDYYEYPLRFDINKPEEFARYIEKHYINSEKHI
- a CDS encoding acylphosphatase, yielding MRLYAVFAGTVQGVGFRYFVRDVAKKMGVKGYVRNLPDGTVEVVAEADEKTLREFFKAIEKGPPLAEVTDIRYQFEDKDGGFTDFEILY